A genomic window from Pseudogulbenkiania sp. MAI-1 includes:
- a CDS encoding hemerythrin domain-containing protein gives MLRLDDLGQTAAPSFDAPLEMLVACHDKVRHFCSLLDKLPGYLAEHGVTPALQGSVDGILRYFDVAGPAHHADEEEELFPLLRQRLPDTDTPLSRLAADHVLLGQRWQVLRRQLVALQGGTAERVDAEAIHAFTAHYRMHAQLEEDWLFPLVAANLSDEELHRAGQHMAARRQSPA, from the coding sequence ATGCTGCGACTCGACGACCTCGGCCAGACGGCCGCCCCCAGCTTCGACGCCCCGCTGGAGATGCTCGTGGCCTGCCACGACAAGGTGCGCCACTTCTGTAGCCTGCTCGACAAGCTGCCCGGCTATCTCGCCGAGCACGGCGTCACCCCGGCGCTGCAGGGCTCGGTCGACGGCATCCTGCGCTACTTCGACGTCGCCGGCCCGGCGCACCACGCCGACGAGGAGGAAGAGCTGTTTCCGCTGCTGCGCCAACGCCTGCCCGACACCGACACCCCGCTCTCGCGGCTGGCGGCCGACCACGTCCTGCTGGGCCAACGCTGGCAGGTACTGCGGCGGCAGCTCGTGGCGTTGCAGGGCGGCACAGCCGAGCGGGTCGACGCCGAAGCCATCCACGCCTTTACGGCGCATTACCGCATGCACGCCCAGCTGGAGGAAGACTGGCTGTTCCCGCTGGTCGCCGCCAACCTGAGCGACGAGGAGCTGCACCGCGCCGGACAGCACATGGCGGCGCGGCGGCAGAGCCCGGCCTGA
- a CDS encoding lytic transglycosylase domain-containing protein: MPELRSGLFALLLLAMAPAWAGAQREEALSANVASAMRRSVTDANAPRLVFDDAREGQAWLAEMSRRLERRIPDRWMRERLLTAIQYESTRAGLDPQLVLGLIQVESGFKKYAISGAGARGLMQVMPFWVRHIGTSEHNLFELTTNLRYGCTILRHYLDLERGSLFRALGRYNGSLGRAEYPNLVLGAWRAHWQWQPPAALRTAKLESAGARN; encoded by the coding sequence ATGCCGGAATTGCGCTCTGGACTGTTCGCGCTGCTGCTGTTGGCTATGGCTCCCGCCTGGGCCGGCGCACAGCGCGAAGAGGCGCTGTCGGCCAACGTCGCCTCGGCCATGCGCCGCTCGGTGACGGACGCCAACGCGCCGCGCCTGGTGTTCGACGACGCGCGCGAGGGCCAGGCCTGGCTCGCCGAGATGTCGCGCCGGTTGGAGAGGCGCATCCCCGACCGCTGGATGCGCGAGCGCCTGCTCACCGCCATCCAGTACGAGTCCACCCGCGCCGGCCTCGACCCGCAGCTGGTGCTGGGCCTGATCCAGGTCGAGAGTGGCTTCAAGAAGTACGCCATCTCCGGCGCTGGTGCGCGCGGGCTGATGCAGGTGATGCCGTTCTGGGTGCGCCACATCGGCACTTCCGAACATAATCTGTTCGAGCTCACCACCAACCTGCGCTACGGCTGCACCATCCTGCGCCACTACCTCGACCTGGAACGCGGTAGCCTGTTCCGCGCGCTGGGACGCTACAACGGCAGCCTCGGCCGGGCGGAATACCCCAACCTGGTGCTGGGCGCCTGGCGCGCCCACTGGCAGTGGCAACCGCCCGCCGCCCTGCGCACGGCCAAGCTAGAATCGGCCGGCGCCCGGAACTGA
- the kup gene encoding low affinity potassium transporter Kup: protein MQAHSKQALAGITLAALGVVYGDIGTSPLYTLKECFAGHLGLAPSHENVLGILSLIFWALIMVVSIKYLSFVLRADNRGEGGILTLMALAKRHVPGKTGWLLMVMGLMGGGFFYGEVVITPAISVLSAIEGLEVMTPELEPYVMPISVAVLVALFLIQRHGTASVGKLFGPVMLLWFSVLAILGINAIVDHPGVLQAVHPGYAFDFMSHHKKLGFLALGSVVLAITGAEALYADMGHFGKKPIRLAWFSFVLPALLLNYFGQGALILADPKTVENPFFHLAPEWALFPLVILAALATVIASQAVISGVFSLTRQAVQLGFMPRIDIQHTSDKEIGQIYIPLINWVLLAAVIIVVLAFHSSSHLAAAYGIAVTGTMVITAILSCTVALRNWGWPKALVLAIGAAFLFIDIPLFAANALKLFAGGWLPLVIGLATFTLMTTWKRGREILLERLNEQAIPLDSFVENMESFPPSRVQGTAVFLTSTLQGVPHALLHNLKHNKVLHERIVLLTIRGEDVPYVADSERVIVTRLSNSFWQVEAFYGFQETPDLQDIMNHCAAKGLEFEVMDTSFFLSRETLLSTARPGMARWREQIFVWMSKNALRATDFFHIPTNRVVELGAQIEL from the coding sequence ATGCAAGCACACAGCAAGCAGGCGCTGGCCGGCATCACACTCGCCGCACTGGGCGTGGTGTACGGCGACATCGGCACCAGCCCGCTCTATACCCTCAAGGAATGCTTTGCCGGCCACCTCGGCCTCGCCCCCTCCCATGAAAATGTACTCGGCATCCTCTCGCTGATTTTCTGGGCCTTGATCATGGTGGTCTCGATCAAGTACCTGTCCTTCGTATTGCGCGCCGACAACCGCGGCGAAGGCGGCATCCTCACGCTGATGGCGCTGGCCAAGCGCCACGTGCCGGGCAAGACCGGCTGGCTGCTGATGGTCATGGGGCTGATGGGCGGTGGCTTTTTCTACGGCGAAGTGGTGATCACACCGGCCATTTCGGTGCTGTCGGCCATCGAGGGGCTGGAGGTGATGACCCCCGAGCTGGAACCCTACGTGATGCCGATCTCGGTGGCGGTGCTGGTCGCGCTGTTCCTGATCCAGCGCCATGGCACCGCCAGCGTCGGCAAGCTGTTCGGACCGGTGATGCTGCTGTGGTTCAGCGTGCTGGCGATCCTCGGCATCAATGCCATCGTCGACCACCCCGGCGTGCTGCAGGCGGTCCACCCCGGTTACGCCTTCGATTTCATGAGCCACCACAAGAAGCTCGGCTTCCTGGCGCTGGGCTCGGTCGTGCTGGCCATTACCGGTGCCGAGGCGTTGTACGCCGACATGGGCCATTTCGGCAAGAAGCCGATCCGGCTCGCCTGGTTCAGCTTCGTGCTGCCGGCGCTGTTGCTCAATTATTTCGGCCAAGGTGCGCTGATCCTGGCCGATCCGAAGACCGTGGAGAATCCGTTCTTCCACCTGGCCCCCGAGTGGGCGCTGTTCCCGCTGGTGATCCTGGCCGCCCTGGCCACGGTGATCGCCTCGCAGGCGGTGATTTCCGGCGTGTTCTCGCTGACGCGTCAGGCGGTGCAGCTGGGTTTCATGCCGCGCATAGACATCCAGCACACCTCGGATAAGGAAATCGGCCAGATCTACATCCCGCTGATCAACTGGGTGCTGCTGGCGGCGGTGATCATCGTGGTGCTGGCTTTCCATTCATCCAGCCACCTGGCCGCCGCTTACGGTATCGCCGTGACCGGCACGATGGTCATTACCGCCATCCTGTCGTGCACCGTGGCGTTGCGCAACTGGGGCTGGCCGAAGGCGCTGGTGCTGGCCATCGGAGCCGCGTTCTTGTTCATCGACATTCCGCTGTTTGCCGCCAATGCGCTCAAGCTGTTCGCCGGCGGCTGGCTGCCGCTGGTGATCGGCTTGGCGACCTTTACGCTGATGACCACCTGGAAGCGCGGCCGCGAGATACTGCTCGAGCGTCTCAACGAACAGGCCATCCCGCTCGACAGCTTCGTCGAAAACATGGAGTCCTTCCCGCCCAGCCGGGTACAGGGCACCGCCGTGTTCCTGACCAGCACGTTGCAGGGCGTGCCGCACGCACTGCTGCACAACCTCAAGCACAACAAGGTGCTGCACGAGCGTATCGTGCTGTTGACGATACGCGGTGAGGACGTGCCCTATGTCGCGGATAGCGAACGGGTGATCGTCACCCGCCTGTCCAACTCGTTCTGGCAGGTGGAGGCATTCTACGGCTTCCAGGAAACACCAGACCTGCAGGACATCATGAACCACTGCGCCGCGAAAGGATTGGAATTCGAGGTGATGGATACCTCGTTCTTCCTGTCGCGCGAGACGCTGCTCTCCACCGCACGACCCGGTATGGCGCGCTGGCGCGAGCAGATATTCGTGTGGATGAGCAAGAACGCGCTGCGTGCCACCGACTTCTTCCACATCCCGACCAACCGGGTGGTGGAACTGGGCGCGCAGATCGAGTTGTAA
- a CDS encoding proline--tRNA ligase: MRASQFFISTLKEAPADADIVSQKLMLRAGFIRKAAAGIYSWMPMGLRSLRKVEAIVREEMNRAGAVELSMPIVQPAGLWQETGRWDTMGEEMLRFKDRHERDFVIQPTSEEVVTDLVRGELKSYRALPKNFYQIQTKFRDERRPRFGVMRGREFLMKDAYSFDRSAEAAGVSYDNMYAAYCKIFDRIGLTYRAVAADTGAIGGDRSHEFQVIAATGEDAIIYCPDSDYAANIELAEAVAPAGERPAPALAMEKVYTPKVKTIADLVDFLKVDIKQTVKAVVVEGDGEDGQPVLLLVRGDHELNEVKAGKLAGVKSPLTFASPDAIRAAFGANPGSLGPVGFPGKVYADRTVAKMVDMITGANEDDQHYTGVNFGRDCPEPIVADIRNVVEGDPSPDGKGVLAIQRGIEVGHVFYLGTKYSKAMNATFLDEDGKPKFFEMGCYGIGVSRILGAAIEQNFDDKGIIWPDAIAPFTVVVCPVGYDRSAEVKAAADQLYADLIAQGVDVILDDRGERPGAMFADWELIGVPHRVTIGDRGLKEGKVEYQHRRDTEAIGMAVNAILEHVLSKLGK, translated from the coding sequence ATGCGCGCCTCGCAGTTTTTCATCTCCACCCTGAAAGAAGCCCCCGCCGACGCCGACATCGTCAGCCAGAAACTGATGCTGCGCGCCGGCTTCATCCGCAAGGCCGCCGCCGGCATCTACTCGTGGATGCCGATGGGGTTGCGTAGCCTGCGCAAGGTGGAAGCGATCGTGCGCGAGGAAATGAACCGTGCCGGCGCCGTCGAGCTGTCCATGCCCATCGTGCAGCCGGCCGGGCTGTGGCAGGAAACCGGGCGTTGGGACACCATGGGCGAGGAGATGCTGCGCTTCAAGGACCGCCACGAGCGCGATTTCGTGATCCAGCCGACCTCCGAGGAAGTCGTCACCGACCTGGTGCGCGGCGAATTGAAGAGCTACCGCGCGCTGCCGAAGAACTTCTACCAGATCCAGACCAAGTTCCGCGACGAGCGCCGCCCGCGCTTCGGCGTGATGCGCGGCCGCGAATTCCTGATGAAGGACGCCTACTCCTTCGACCGCAGCGCCGAGGCCGCCGGCGTTAGCTACGACAACATGTACGCCGCCTACTGCAAGATCTTCGACCGCATCGGTCTGACCTATCGCGCCGTGGCGGCCGACACCGGCGCCATCGGCGGCGACCGCTCGCACGAATTCCAGGTGATCGCCGCCACCGGCGAGGACGCCATCATCTACTGTCCGGATTCCGATTACGCCGCCAACATCGAGCTGGCCGAGGCGGTGGCCCCGGCCGGCGAGCGTCCGGCGCCTGCCCTCGCCATGGAAAAGGTGTACACCCCCAAGGTCAAGACCATCGCCGACCTGGTGGACTTCCTCAAGGTCGACATCAAACAGACCGTCAAGGCGGTGGTGGTGGAAGGCGACGGCGAAGACGGCCAGCCGGTGCTGCTGCTGGTGCGCGGCGACCATGAACTGAACGAGGTCAAGGCCGGCAAGCTCGCCGGCGTCAAGAGCCCGTTGACCTTCGCCAGCCCGGACGCCATCCGCGCCGCCTTCGGCGCCAACCCGGGCTCGCTGGGCCCGGTCGGCTTCCCCGGCAAGGTCTACGCCGACCGTACCGTGGCCAAGATGGTCGACATGATCACCGGCGCCAACGAGGATGACCAGCACTACACCGGCGTCAACTTCGGCCGCGACTGCCCGGAACCGATCGTCGCCGACATCCGCAACGTGGTCGAAGGCGACCCGAGCCCGGACGGCAAGGGCGTGCTGGCGATCCAGCGCGGCATCGAGGTGGGCCACGTGTTCTACCTCGGCACCAAGTATTCCAAGGCGATGAACGCCACCTTCCTCGACGAGGACGGCAAGCCCAAGTTCTTCGAGATGGGCTGTTACGGCATCGGCGTATCGCGTATCCTCGGCGCCGCCATCGAGCAGAACTTTGACGACAAGGGCATCATCTGGCCGGACGCCATCGCGCCGTTCACCGTGGTGGTGTGCCCGGTCGGCTACGACCGCTCGGCCGAGGTCAAGGCCGCCGCCGACCAGCTCTACGCCGATCTTATCGCCCAGGGTGTGGACGTGATCCTCGACGACCGCGGCGAGCGCCCGGGCGCGATGTTCGCCGACTGGGAACTGATCGGCGTGCCGCACCGCGTCACCATTGGCGACCGCGGCCTCAAGGAAGGCAAGGTGGAATACCAGCACCGCCGCGACACCGAAGCCATTGGCATGGCCGTTAATGCTATTCTGGAGCATGTGCTAAGCAAACTGGGTAAGTGA
- a CDS encoding RDD family protein, translating to MTSSLNFPGVARRLCCLLYELLLMAAVLLFASALFTPLKAWLGASFWLEQLFRLFLAAALFGYFGLSWVRRGQTVAMKAWRIQLVARDGGPVRWPQALGRYLVALALFVGLPLLSYLGWERALGHTPEVRWLPLLWWLIPFLAAFHDKERQFLHDQLAGTRQVLLPPRQKA from the coding sequence ATGACATCTTCCTTAAATTTCCCCGGCGTTGCCCGCCGGCTGTGCTGCCTGCTGTACGAGCTGCTGCTGATGGCGGCGGTGCTGCTGTTCGCTTCGGCCCTGTTCACCCCGCTCAAGGCCTGGCTCGGCGCGTCGTTCTGGCTCGAACAGCTGTTCCGGCTGTTTCTGGCGGCGGCGCTGTTCGGCTACTTCGGCCTGTCGTGGGTGCGGCGCGGCCAGACCGTGGCAATGAAGGCCTGGCGCATCCAGCTGGTCGCCCGCGACGGCGGCCCGGTACGCTGGCCCCAGGCGCTGGGGCGCTATCTGGTGGCGCTGGCGCTGTTCGTCGGCCTGCCGCTGTTGAGCTACCTGGGCTGGGAGCGCGCCCTCGGCCATACCCCAGAGGTGCGCTGGCTGCCGCTGCTGTGGTGGCTGATCCCGTTCCTGGCGGCATTCCACGACAAGGAGCGCCAGTTCCTGCACGACCAGCTGGCCGGCACGCGCCAGGTCCTGCTGCCGCCGCGGCAGAAGGCCTAG
- the ilvB gene encoding biosynthetic-type acetolactate synthase large subunit, whose translation MQISGAEIVVRCLQEEGVEFVFGYPGGAVLEIYDAIFKQNQFKHVLVRHEQAAVHAADAYSRSSDKVGVALVTSGPGATNAVTGIATAYMDSIPLVVLSGQVPTPAIGLDAFQEVDMVGITRPCVKHNFLVKDINELAETIKKAFYIAKTGRPGPVVVDIPKDVTQKLAEFHYPESVSIRSYVPVLRGHPGQIRKAVNLLLEAKRPYVYVGGGAVQGGAQDEVTELVRSLGLPCTNTLMGLGAYPGSDPQFLGMLGMHGTYEANMAMQNCDVLLAVGARFDDRVISVPSHFLSKPKKIIHIDVDPSSIAKRVKVDVPIVGDVKHVLREMLDQFKECGKKPEPAALAAWWQQIEEWRAPNSLLYAPSDELIKPQYVVQKLYEITGGDAIITSDVGQHQMWAAQYYKFDRPKQWLNSGGLGTMGFGLPAAIGAQLANPDKAVACITGEGSIQMNIQELSTAKQYHTPVKVLSLNNRYLGMVRQWQELFYGTRYSESYMDALPDFVKIAEAYGHVGFKIENPADVEPVLREAFGPALKERLVFLDFRTDQSENVYPMIGNGKGLDEMDLPPHMRKTDEPGAERDYGNLC comes from the coding sequence ATGCAGATTTCGGGCGCGGAGATCGTAGTCCGCTGCCTGCAGGAAGAAGGAGTCGAATTTGTTTTCGGCTACCCCGGCGGCGCGGTACTAGAAATTTATGATGCCATCTTCAAACAGAACCAGTTCAAGCACGTCCTGGTGCGGCACGAACAGGCTGCGGTGCATGCCGCCGACGCCTACTCGCGCTCCAGCGACAAGGTTGGCGTGGCACTGGTCACCTCGGGTCCGGGCGCGACCAATGCCGTGACCGGCATTGCCACCGCCTACATGGACTCGATTCCGCTGGTCGTGCTGTCCGGGCAGGTGCCGACCCCGGCCATCGGTCTGGACGCCTTCCAGGAAGTCGACATGGTCGGCATCACCCGGCCGTGCGTGAAGCACAACTTCCTGGTGAAGGACATCAACGAACTGGCCGAGACCATCAAGAAGGCGTTCTACATCGCCAAGACCGGTCGCCCCGGTCCGGTGGTCGTCGACATTCCCAAGGACGTGACGCAGAAGCTGGCCGAGTTCCACTACCCGGAAAGCGTCAGCATCCGCTCCTACGTGCCGGTGCTGCGCGGCCATCCGGGCCAGATCCGCAAGGCCGTCAACCTGCTGCTGGAAGCCAAGCGCCCCTACGTCTACGTCGGCGGCGGCGCGGTACAGGGCGGGGCTCAGGACGAAGTCACCGAACTGGTGCGCTCGCTCGGCCTGCCGTGTACCAACACCCTGATGGGCCTGGGCGCCTATCCGGGTAGCGATCCGCAATTCCTCGGCATGCTCGGCATGCACGGCACCTACGAAGCCAACATGGCGATGCAGAACTGCGACGTGCTGCTCGCCGTCGGTGCGCGCTTCGACGACCGCGTGATCAGCGTGCCGTCGCACTTCCTGTCCAAGCCGAAGAAGATCATCCACATCGACGTCGACCCGTCCTCCATCGCCAAGCGCGTCAAGGTCGACGTGCCCATCGTCGGCGACGTCAAGCACGTGCTGCGCGAGATGCTCGACCAGTTCAAGGAGTGCGGCAAGAAGCCGGAGCCGGCCGCGCTGGCGGCCTGGTGGCAGCAGATCGAGGAGTGGCGCGCGCCCAACTCGCTGCTGTATGCTCCGTCCGACGAGCTGATCAAGCCGCAATACGTGGTGCAGAAACTGTACGAAATCACCGGTGGTGACGCCATCATCACTTCCGACGTCGGCCAGCACCAGATGTGGGCGGCGCAGTACTACAAGTTCGACCGGCCCAAGCAATGGCTCAACTCCGGCGGCCTCGGCACCATGGGCTTCGGCCTGCCCGCCGCCATCGGCGCGCAGCTCGCCAACCCGGACAAGGCCGTCGCCTGCATCACCGGCGAGGGCTCGATCCAGATGAACATCCAGGAGCTGTCCACCGCCAAGCAGTACCACACCCCGGTGAAGGTGCTGAGCCTGAACAACCGCTACCTGGGCATGGTGCGCCAGTGGCAGGAGCTGTTCTACGGCACGCGCTATTCGGAGTCGTACATGGACGCGCTGCCGGACTTCGTCAAGATCGCCGAAGCCTACGGCCACGTCGGCTTCAAGATCGAGAATCCGGCCGACGTCGAACCGGTGCTGCGCGAAGCCTTCGGCCCGGCGCTGAAGGAACGCCTGGTGTTCCTGGATTTCCGCACCGATCAGTCGGAAAACGTCTACCCGATGATTGGCAATGGCAAGGGCCTGGACGAAATGGACCTGCCGCCACATATGAGGAAAACCGACGAGCCGGGTGCCGAACGCGACTACGGCAACCTGTGCTGA
- the guaD gene encoding guanine deaminase, protein MKTAIRGALLTFRRDPLLAGVEAAMVYESDALVVMEEGRIAAVGPASTLLPTLGQDVAVTSYPDSLILPGFIDCHVHYPQTEMIAAYGEQLIDWLNHYTFVTEQGFADKAHAAAVAEVFLAEQLRHGVTSSAVFCTVHPDSVDALFEAAERRQLRIMAGKVCMDQYAPAALLDSAERAYHESKELIGRWHCRGRAEYVITPRFAPTSSEAQLTALGALAAEYPDMAIQSHLAETPGEIAWVKSLHPDCPHYAAVYQHYGLLRPRAIYGHGVHLAEEELQLLHDSGASLAHCPSSNAFLGSGCFDLRRARTVPRPVTVGLATDLGAGTSFSMLQTMRAAYEAAQSHGYALSAPQAFYLATRGSAEALGWADKVGSIEVGLEADLVVLTLRSTPLIDFRMRYVQDIEEALFVQMILGDDRAIAATYVAGRLQYRQGQARQGDM, encoded by the coding sequence ATGAAAACCGCCATCCGGGGGGCGCTGCTCACCTTCCGCCGCGACCCGCTGCTGGCCGGCGTCGAGGCCGCCATGGTCTACGAATCCGACGCGCTGGTGGTGATGGAGGAGGGCCGTATCGCCGCCGTCGGCCCGGCGTCGACGCTGCTGCCCACGCTCGGCCAGGACGTGGCCGTGACGAGCTACCCCGACAGCCTGATCCTGCCGGGCTTCATCGACTGCCACGTGCACTACCCGCAGACCGAAATGATCGCCGCCTACGGCGAGCAGCTGATCGACTGGCTCAATCACTACACCTTCGTCACCGAGCAGGGTTTCGCCGACAAGGCGCACGCCGCTGCGGTGGCCGAGGTGTTCCTCGCCGAGCAGCTGCGCCACGGCGTGACCAGCTCGGCGGTGTTCTGCACCGTGCATCCGGACTCGGTCGACGCGCTGTTCGAGGCCGCCGAGCGGCGCCAGCTGCGGATCATGGCCGGCAAGGTGTGCATGGACCAGTATGCCCCGGCGGCGCTGCTCGACAGCGCCGAGCGCGCCTACCACGAATCCAAGGAACTGATCGGGCGCTGGCACTGCCGCGGCCGGGCTGAATACGTCATCACCCCGCGCTTCGCGCCGACCTCGTCGGAGGCGCAACTGACGGCGCTGGGCGCGCTGGCGGCCGAGTACCCGGACATGGCGATCCAGTCGCACCTGGCGGAAACGCCCGGCGAGATCGCCTGGGTCAAGTCGCTGCACCCGGACTGCCCGCACTACGCGGCGGTCTACCAGCATTACGGCCTGCTGCGACCGCGCGCCATCTACGGTCACGGCGTGCACTTGGCGGAAGAGGAACTGCAGCTGCTCCACGACAGCGGCGCCAGCCTGGCGCACTGCCCCAGCTCCAACGCCTTCCTCGGCTCCGGCTGTTTCGACCTGCGCCGCGCCCGCACCGTGCCGCGCCCGGTGACGGTCGGGCTGGCCACCGACCTGGGGGCGGGCACCAGCTTCTCGATGCTGCAGACCATGCGCGCGGCCTACGAGGCGGCGCAGTCCCATGGCTACGCGCTGTCGGCACCGCAGGCGTTCTACCTCGCCACGCGTGGCAGCGCCGAGGCACTGGGGTGGGCGGATAAGGTCGGTTCGATCGAGGTCGGACTGGAGGCCGACCTGGTGGTGCTCACGCTGCGCTCGACGCCACTGATCGACTTTCGCATGCGCTACGTGCAAGACATCGAGGAGGCGCTGTTCGTGCAGATGATCCTGGGCGACGACCGCGCCATCGCCGCCACCTACGTGGCGGGCCGGTTGCAGTACCGCCAGGGGCAGGCGCGACAGGGGGATATGTGA
- the tal gene encoding transaldolase — protein MNRLQAIRPFGQRLWLDNLSRELLASGTLARLVEEDGIAGVTSNPTIFHKAIASDPRYQEDLAALKLRALDAEQSYEALVIPDVRAACDLLAPQYRASAGDDGYVSLEVSPLLANDAAGTLAAARRLWQAVDRANLMIKIPATAAGVEALRALTREGVNVNITLLFSLPQVEAVWDGYITGLQQRLEDGNDVKPVKAVASFFLSRVDSLLDPQLPDELRGKAAIALAKAAYARYRQRFHGPEFAALRAAGARPQYLLWASTGTKNPAYSDVLYVESLIGQETVNTVPDATLAAFRDHGIATETLPRALEDAMTVLHRIGASGIDLAALGDKLQQDGLKLFVESYQALLDLTA, from the coding sequence ATGAACCGCCTGCAAGCCATCCGTCCCTTCGGCCAACGCCTGTGGCTCGACAACCTGTCGCGTGAACTGCTGGCCTCCGGCACGCTCGCGCGCCTGGTGGAGGAGGACGGCATCGCCGGCGTGACCTCCAACCCGACCATCTTCCACAAGGCCATCGCCAGCGATCCGCGCTACCAGGAGGACCTGGCGGCGCTGAAGCTGCGCGCGCTGGACGCCGAGCAGAGCTACGAGGCGCTGGTGATTCCCGATGTCCGTGCCGCCTGCGACCTGTTGGCGCCGCAGTACCGCGCCAGCGCTGGCGATGACGGCTACGTCAGCCTGGAAGTGTCGCCGTTGCTGGCCAACGACGCTGCCGGCACGCTGGCGGCGGCACGCCGGCTGTGGCAGGCGGTGGATCGCGCCAACCTGATGATCAAGATTCCGGCCACGGCGGCCGGCGTGGAGGCGCTGCGCGCGCTGACGCGCGAGGGCGTCAACGTCAACATCACGCTGCTGTTCAGCCTGCCGCAGGTCGAGGCGGTGTGGGACGGCTACATCACCGGCCTGCAGCAGCGCCTGGAGGACGGCAATGACGTCAAGCCGGTCAAGGCGGTGGCCAGTTTCTTCCTGTCGCGCGTCGATAGCCTGCTCGATCCGCAGTTGCCGGACGAGTTGCGCGGCAAGGCCGCGATCGCGCTGGCCAAGGCCGCCTACGCGCGCTATCGCCAGCGCTTTCACGGCCCGGAATTCGCCGCCTTGCGCGCCGCCGGCGCGCGCCCGCAATACCTGCTGTGGGCCAGCACCGGTACCAAGAACCCGGCCTACTCCGACGTGCTGTACGTCGAGAGCCTGATCGGCCAGGAAACCGTCAACACCGTGCCGGACGCCACGCTGGCGGCGTTCCGCGACCACGGTATCGCCACCGAAACGTTGCCGCGCGCGCTGGAAGACGCGATGACGGTGCTGCACCGGATCGGCGCCTCCGGCATCGACCTCGCCGCCCTCGGCGACAAGCTGCAGCAGGACGGCCTCAAGTTGTTCGTGGAGTCGTATCAGGCCTTGCTGGATCTGACCGCCTGA
- the ampD gene encoding 1,6-anhydro-N-acetylmuramyl-L-alanine amidase AmpD, which yields MSLDAAGWVAEARRCPSPNRDARADGVATELLVVHNISLPPYRYGGPGVEQLFTNTLDPAEHPYYATIHQLRVSAHFFIRRNGELVQFVPVTERAWHAGVSSWCGRERCNDFSLGVELEGCDFEPFTDAQYRTLIALARLLKERLGLAGMTGHEHIAPGRKTDPGPYFDWARLRRLVDLPAE from the coding sequence CTGTCGCTCGACGCCGCCGGCTGGGTGGCCGAGGCGCGGCGCTGCCCCTCGCCCAACCGCGACGCGCGCGCCGACGGCGTGGCGACGGAATTGCTGGTGGTGCACAACATCAGCCTGCCGCCGTACCGCTACGGCGGGCCGGGGGTCGAGCAACTGTTTACCAACACCCTCGATCCTGCCGAGCATCCCTATTACGCCACCATCCACCAGCTGCGCGTGTCGGCGCATTTCTTCATCCGCCGTAACGGCGAGCTGGTGCAATTCGTGCCGGTGACCGAGCGCGCCTGGCATGCCGGCGTGTCGAGCTGGTGCGGACGCGAGCGCTGCAACGATTTTTCGCTCGGAGTGGAGCTGGAAGGCTGCGACTTCGAGCCGTTCACCGACGCCCAGTACCGCACGCTGATCGCGCTGGCACGCCTGCTCAAGGAGCGGCTGGGCCTCGCCGGCATGACCGGGCACGAACACATCGCGCCGGGGCGCAAGACCGACCCCGGCCCGTACTTCGACTGGGCGCGCCTGAGGAGACTGGTGGACCTGCCGGCCGAGTGA